Proteins co-encoded in one Ziziphus jujuba cultivar Dongzao chromosome 9, ASM3175591v1 genomic window:
- the LOC107425821 gene encoding lysine-specific demethylase JMJ31 isoform X2 has translation MEKPLQIRSFEVAPTAIDFESLIESANVPAVFRGCVNDWKAVFNWNPKKNGLDYLQERVGSCTVEAMLSRSAPVFYGDLRSHERVPLPFSAFIGFCKQRLQNTDGVCGPCGVNNELERNGMAESESYNESLPYDDAHQQIYLAQVPIMNIENEEHVQLEALRDDIQMPIFLEEKVLSSINLWMNNAEARSMVLWPPSASPTLYPMAIYGEASNHSSVALENPNFSIYPRAKCLMEYSQTVILHAGDALFIPEGWFHQVDSDEMTIAVNFWWRSNIMSSMLEHMDSYYLRRILRRLTDREMDEALRKDSSAEMPKTKMNMCELLDKREGDNSTDNQNQTCEEWDLNGTQEQRNTLHELEPFSIQALHELVSLVHDSVNIADHVEPVQSTSTADSTASVKVEYKKTMTTDSFSLEDDPVAKILWTLDSCTLQSVFLAMARNFPRTLEALILHLLSPVGAEVLTRKFDEIDRRTTEDDRNKFYKVFYGAFDDQFAAMDAILNGKESFALQAFRNVLDKFVGFDLGGPTRGLR, from the exons ATGGAGAAGCCTCTGCAAATTCGAAGTTTTGAAGTGGCTCCAACGGCCATAGACTTCGAATCTCTGATTGAATCCGCAAACGTTCCCGCA GTTTTTAGGGGATGCGTTAACGATTGGAAAGCTGTCTTCAATTGGAATCCTAAGAAGAACGGTCTTGACTATTTGCAG GAAAGGGTAGGATCATGTACTGTGGAGGCTATGCTATCTAGATCTGCACCTGTATTCTATGGTGATCTCCGAAGCCATGAGAGG GTACCACTGCCATTTTCTGCCTTTATCGGTTTCTGTAAGCAACGTTTGCAAAATACAGATGGTGTTTGTGGACCTTGTGGTGTTAATAATGAATTGGAAAGGAATGGGATGGCAGAGTCTGAATCTTACAATGAGTCTTTGCCTTATGATGATGCCCATCAACAAATTTATTTAGCACAG GTACCGATAATGAATATTGAGAACGAAGAGCACGTTCAGCTGGAAGCTTTGAGGGATGATATTCAAATG CCCATATTTTTGGAGGAAAAAGTTCTATCATCTATCAACCTGTGGATGAACAATGCTGAAGCTAGATCAA TGGTTTTATGGCCTCCTTCTGCAAGTCCAACATTATATCCAATGGCTATATATGGGGAGGCATCAAATCATAG TTCTGTTGCTTTGGAAAACCCAAACTTTTCAATATATCCAAGAGCGAAATGCTTAATGGAGTACTCACAGACGGTTATTCTTCATGCAGGTGATGCACTTTTCATTCCTGAAGGATG GTTCCACCAGGTAGATAGTGATGAAATGACCATTGCTGTTAACTTTTGGTGGCGCTCCAACATTATGTCAAGCATGTTAGAACACATGGATTCATATTATTTACGAAGAATACTGAGGAG ATTAACGGACAGGGAAATG GATGAAGCTCTACGTAAGGACTCTTCTGCAGAAATGCCGAAGACAAAAATGAATATGTGTGAGCTGCTGGATAAACGAGAAGGAG ATAATAGTACTGACAACCAAAATCAGACATGTGAGGAATGGGATTTAAATGGAACACAAGAGCAGAGAAATACGTTGCATGAACTGGAGCCATTTTCCATCCAGGCTCTTCATGAACTTGTTTCTTTGGTTCATGATTCTGTTAATATTGCTGATCATGTTGAACCAGTTCAATCCACTTCAACAGCTGATTCTACCGCAAGTGTGAAAGTTGAATACAAAAAAACTATGACAACTGATTCATTTAGCTTGGAAGATGATCCAGTTGCTAAAATTCTTTGGACCCTTGACTCATGCACTCTTCAAAGTGTCTTTCTTGCTATGGCA AGAAATTTCCCAAGAACTCTGGAGGCTCTAATACTGCATTTGCTTTCACCGGTGGGAGCTGAAGTCCTCACACGTAAGTTTGATGAGATAGATCGACGTACCACTGAGGACGATAG GAACAAATTCTACAAGGTTTTCTATGGTGCCTTTGATGATCAGTTTGCGGCAATGGATGCCATTCTGAATGGGAAAGAATCATTTGCCCTACAG gCATTCAGGAATGTGTTGGACAAGTTTGTGGGATTTGATTTGGGTGGGCCAACACGTGGGCTTAGATGA
- the LOC107425870 gene encoding protein indeterminate-domain 12 gives MFPAAMSNSTSLSEEASVSSGTRVQEFGGLNPVVSTISPQQPHKIKKKRSLPGNPDPDAEVIALSPKTLLATNRFVCEICNKGFQRDQNLQLHRRGHNLPWKLKQRNSKEIKKKAYVCPEPSCVHHHPSRALGDLTGIKKHYCRKHGEKKWKCEKCSKIYAVQSDWKAHSKTCGTREYRCDCGTLFSRKDSFITHRAFCDALAEESARLSANQLATTTNPVTIQPLFPFNPNPPQSITQISLTPWDPHQNPNPNSSNNNNSAQTQNHPLQIKPEVQHFQIPNNSQFFQDGGHKGGLVTLPYQNLHVTTQQASNAATSAHLSATALLQKAATVGATASTAAQQAQSVGHMAHGLAMTEFGTLGHTIDTVSHHISTEFLGGLASGDLATWHKTDRLTRDFLGLTGDGNGGHGPPHGTGNGALNVSVNVKDMLTYSGSVDFHQPYERNHHHHHHHHHHSLLKTQAFGFAAEAAAAAASDTWADC, from the exons ATGTTTCCTGCCGCCATGTCCAATTCAACTTCTTTGTCTGAGGAAGCCAGTGTGTCTTCAGGGACAAGAGTTCAAGAATTTGGTGGATTAAATCCAGTGGTTTCCACCATTTCTCCTCAGCAACCACACAAAATCAAGAAGAAAAGAAGCCTCCCTGGAAACCCAG ACCCAGATGCTGAGGTTATAGCATTATCCCCAAAGACTTTATTAGCCACCAATAGATTTGTGTGTGAGATCTGCAACAAAGGGTTTCAGAGAGATCAGAATCTTCAACTTCACAGGAGAGGTCATAACCTTCCATGGAAGCTGAAACAGAGAAAcagcaaagaaattaaaaagaaagccTATGTCTGCCCTGAACCTTCATGTGTTCATCACCATCCTTCAAGAGCACTTGGAGATCTTACAGGAATTAAAAAACACTACTGCAGGAAACATGGAGAGAAGAAATGGAAGTGTGAGAAATGCTCAAAGATCTATGCAGTCCAATCTGATTGGAAGGCTCACTCCAAAACATGTGGCACTAGAGAATATAGATGTGACTGTGGAACCCTTTTCTCCAG GAAGGACAGCTTCATAACCCACAGAGCCTTCTGTGATGCATTGGCCGAAGAAAGTGCAAGACTCTCAGCAAACCAATTAGCCACCACAACGAACCCAGTTACGATCCAGCCTCTATTCCCTTTTAATCCAAATCCACCACAATCAATCACACAAATCTCCCTCACACCCTGGGACCCACAtcaaaaccctaaccctaatagcagcaacaacaacaacagtgcTCAAACTCAAAACCACCCACTTCAGATCAAGCCAGAAGTTCAACATTTCCAAATCCCAAACAATTCACAATTCTTCCAAGATGGTGGTCATAAGGGGGGTTTGGTAACCTTACCATACCAAAACCTCCATGTGACCACACAACAAGCCTCAAACGCCGCCACCTCAGCGCACCTGTCAGCCACTGCGCTGCTCCAAAAGGCTGCAACCGTTGGTGCAACAGCGAGTACTGCAGCGCAACAGGCTCAGTCAGTGGGTCACATGGCTCACGGCTTGGCCATGACCGAGTTCGGAACGCTGGGTCACACCATTGATACGGTGAGCCATCACATTTCCACCGAGTTCCTCGGTGGCTTGGCGTCCGGAGATCTAGCCACGTGGCACAAGACTGACCGTTTGACTAGGGACTTCCTGGGTTTGACTGGAGATGGCAATGGAGGCCATGGTCCTCCTCATGGTACGGGAAATGGGGCTCTTAACGTTAGCGTAAATGTCAAGGATATGCTAACATACTCGGGAAGTGTAGATTTTCATCAACCGTATGAGCGgaatcaccaccaccaccaccaccaccaccaccactctCTGTTGAAGACTCAGGCTTTTGGGTTCGCTGCCGAGGCTGCTGCTGCTGCCGCTTCTGATACGTGGGCTGATTGTTGA
- the LOC107425821 gene encoding lysine-specific demethylase JMJ31 isoform X3, translated as MLSRSAPVFYGDLRSHERVPLPFSAFIGFCKQRLQNTDGVCGPCGVNNELERNGMAESESYNESLPYDDAHQQIYLAQVPIMNIENEEHVQLEALRDDIQMPIFLEEKVLSSINLWMNNAEARSSTHYDPHHNLLCLVAGCKRVVLWPPSASPTLYPMAIYGEASNHSSVALENPNFSIYPRAKCLMEYSQTVILHAGDALFIPEGWFHQVDSDEMTIAVNFWWRSNIMSSMLEHMDSYYLRRILRRLTDREMDEALRKDSSAEMPKTKMNMCELLDKREGDNSTDNQNQTCEEWDLNGTQEQRNTLHELEPFSIQALHELVSLVHDSVNIADHVEPVQSTSTADSTASVKVEYKKTMTTDSFSLEDDPVAKILWTLDSCTLQSVFLAMARNFPRTLEALILHLLSPVGAEVLTRKFDEIDRRTTEDDRNKFYKVFYGAFDDQFAAMDAILNGKESFALQAFRNVLDKFVGFDLGGPTRGLR; from the exons ATGCTATCTAGATCTGCACCTGTATTCTATGGTGATCTCCGAAGCCATGAGAGG GTACCACTGCCATTTTCTGCCTTTATCGGTTTCTGTAAGCAACGTTTGCAAAATACAGATGGTGTTTGTGGACCTTGTGGTGTTAATAATGAATTGGAAAGGAATGGGATGGCAGAGTCTGAATCTTACAATGAGTCTTTGCCTTATGATGATGCCCATCAACAAATTTATTTAGCACAG GTACCGATAATGAATATTGAGAACGAAGAGCACGTTCAGCTGGAAGCTTTGAGGGATGATATTCAAATG CCCATATTTTTGGAGGAAAAAGTTCTATCATCTATCAACCTGTGGATGAACAATGCTGAAGCTAGATCAAGTACTCATTATGATCCTCACCATAACCTTTTATGCTTAGTTGCTGGTTGCAAACGAG TGGTTTTATGGCCTCCTTCTGCAAGTCCAACATTATATCCAATGGCTATATATGGGGAGGCATCAAATCATAG TTCTGTTGCTTTGGAAAACCCAAACTTTTCAATATATCCAAGAGCGAAATGCTTAATGGAGTACTCACAGACGGTTATTCTTCATGCAGGTGATGCACTTTTCATTCCTGAAGGATG GTTCCACCAGGTAGATAGTGATGAAATGACCATTGCTGTTAACTTTTGGTGGCGCTCCAACATTATGTCAAGCATGTTAGAACACATGGATTCATATTATTTACGAAGAATACTGAGGAG ATTAACGGACAGGGAAATG GATGAAGCTCTACGTAAGGACTCTTCTGCAGAAATGCCGAAGACAAAAATGAATATGTGTGAGCTGCTGGATAAACGAGAAGGAG ATAATAGTACTGACAACCAAAATCAGACATGTGAGGAATGGGATTTAAATGGAACACAAGAGCAGAGAAATACGTTGCATGAACTGGAGCCATTTTCCATCCAGGCTCTTCATGAACTTGTTTCTTTGGTTCATGATTCTGTTAATATTGCTGATCATGTTGAACCAGTTCAATCCACTTCAACAGCTGATTCTACCGCAAGTGTGAAAGTTGAATACAAAAAAACTATGACAACTGATTCATTTAGCTTGGAAGATGATCCAGTTGCTAAAATTCTTTGGACCCTTGACTCATGCACTCTTCAAAGTGTCTTTCTTGCTATGGCA AGAAATTTCCCAAGAACTCTGGAGGCTCTAATACTGCATTTGCTTTCACCGGTGGGAGCTGAAGTCCTCACACGTAAGTTTGATGAGATAGATCGACGTACCACTGAGGACGATAG GAACAAATTCTACAAGGTTTTCTATGGTGCCTTTGATGATCAGTTTGCGGCAATGGATGCCATTCTGAATGGGAAAGAATCATTTGCCCTACAG gCATTCAGGAATGTGTTGGACAAGTTTGTGGGATTTGATTTGGGTGGGCCAACACGTGGGCTTAGATGA
- the LOC107425821 gene encoding lysine-specific demethylase JMJ31 isoform X1, with translation MEKPLQIRSFEVAPTAIDFESLIESANVPAVFRGCVNDWKAVFNWNPKKNGLDYLQERVGSCTVEAMLSRSAPVFYGDLRSHERVPLPFSAFIGFCKQRLQNTDGVCGPCGVNNELERNGMAESESYNESLPYDDAHQQIYLAQVPIMNIENEEHVQLEALRDDIQMPIFLEEKVLSSINLWMNNAEARSSTHYDPHHNLLCLVAGCKRVVLWPPSASPTLYPMAIYGEASNHSSVALENPNFSIYPRAKCLMEYSQTVILHAGDALFIPEGWFHQVDSDEMTIAVNFWWRSNIMSSMLEHMDSYYLRRILRRLTDREMDEALRKDSSAEMPKTKMNMCELLDKREGDNSTDNQNQTCEEWDLNGTQEQRNTLHELEPFSIQALHELVSLVHDSVNIADHVEPVQSTSTADSTASVKVEYKKTMTTDSFSLEDDPVAKILWTLDSCTLQSVFLAMARNFPRTLEALILHLLSPVGAEVLTRKFDEIDRRTTEDDRNKFYKVFYGAFDDQFAAMDAILNGKESFALQAFRNVLDKFVGFDLGGPTRGLR, from the exons ATGGAGAAGCCTCTGCAAATTCGAAGTTTTGAAGTGGCTCCAACGGCCATAGACTTCGAATCTCTGATTGAATCCGCAAACGTTCCCGCA GTTTTTAGGGGATGCGTTAACGATTGGAAAGCTGTCTTCAATTGGAATCCTAAGAAGAACGGTCTTGACTATTTGCAG GAAAGGGTAGGATCATGTACTGTGGAGGCTATGCTATCTAGATCTGCACCTGTATTCTATGGTGATCTCCGAAGCCATGAGAGG GTACCACTGCCATTTTCTGCCTTTATCGGTTTCTGTAAGCAACGTTTGCAAAATACAGATGGTGTTTGTGGACCTTGTGGTGTTAATAATGAATTGGAAAGGAATGGGATGGCAGAGTCTGAATCTTACAATGAGTCTTTGCCTTATGATGATGCCCATCAACAAATTTATTTAGCACAG GTACCGATAATGAATATTGAGAACGAAGAGCACGTTCAGCTGGAAGCTTTGAGGGATGATATTCAAATG CCCATATTTTTGGAGGAAAAAGTTCTATCATCTATCAACCTGTGGATGAACAATGCTGAAGCTAGATCAAGTACTCATTATGATCCTCACCATAACCTTTTATGCTTAGTTGCTGGTTGCAAACGAG TGGTTTTATGGCCTCCTTCTGCAAGTCCAACATTATATCCAATGGCTATATATGGGGAGGCATCAAATCATAG TTCTGTTGCTTTGGAAAACCCAAACTTTTCAATATATCCAAGAGCGAAATGCTTAATGGAGTACTCACAGACGGTTATTCTTCATGCAGGTGATGCACTTTTCATTCCTGAAGGATG GTTCCACCAGGTAGATAGTGATGAAATGACCATTGCTGTTAACTTTTGGTGGCGCTCCAACATTATGTCAAGCATGTTAGAACACATGGATTCATATTATTTACGAAGAATACTGAGGAG ATTAACGGACAGGGAAATG GATGAAGCTCTACGTAAGGACTCTTCTGCAGAAATGCCGAAGACAAAAATGAATATGTGTGAGCTGCTGGATAAACGAGAAGGAG ATAATAGTACTGACAACCAAAATCAGACATGTGAGGAATGGGATTTAAATGGAACACAAGAGCAGAGAAATACGTTGCATGAACTGGAGCCATTTTCCATCCAGGCTCTTCATGAACTTGTTTCTTTGGTTCATGATTCTGTTAATATTGCTGATCATGTTGAACCAGTTCAATCCACTTCAACAGCTGATTCTACCGCAAGTGTGAAAGTTGAATACAAAAAAACTATGACAACTGATTCATTTAGCTTGGAAGATGATCCAGTTGCTAAAATTCTTTGGACCCTTGACTCATGCACTCTTCAAAGTGTCTTTCTTGCTATGGCA AGAAATTTCCCAAGAACTCTGGAGGCTCTAATACTGCATTTGCTTTCACCGGTGGGAGCTGAAGTCCTCACACGTAAGTTTGATGAGATAGATCGACGTACCACTGAGGACGATAG GAACAAATTCTACAAGGTTTTCTATGGTGCCTTTGATGATCAGTTTGCGGCAATGGATGCCATTCTGAATGGGAAAGAATCATTTGCCCTACAG gCATTCAGGAATGTGTTGGACAAGTTTGTGGGATTTGATTTGGGTGGGCCAACACGTGGGCTTAGATGA